Proteins found in one Muntiacus reevesi chromosome 2, mMunRee1.1, whole genome shotgun sequence genomic segment:
- the TMEM238 gene encoding transmembrane protein 238, producing the protein MAAAPAVCTSPGPPLSGAPSPAAGAPGLASGLGRCRMALLLAVALDVAGMAALLTGVFAQLQVRGRDFGDLLIYTGALLVFLSLLGWILWYTGNIEISRQELERDYGLRPSALARLARKLSRRWSAPASSAAGRRAAPGSQGVRRVARTPPPPAAGSRRVRLQLASLEAGSGATGAGTE; encoded by the coding sequence ATGGCGGCGGCGCCGGCCGTGTGCACCTCGCCGGGGCCCCCGCTGAGCGGTGCACCGTCCCCGGCGGCGGGCGCGCCGGGGCTGGCGTCCGGCCTGGGCCGCTGCCGGATGGCGCTGCTGCTGGCCGTGGCGCTGGACGTGGCGGGCATGGCGGCGCTGCTGACCGGCGTGTTCGCGCAGCTGCAGGTGCGCGGCCGCGACTTCGGCGACCTGCTTATCTACACGGGCGCGCTGCTTGTCTTCCTGAGCCTGCTCGGCTGGATCCTCTGGTACACCGGCAACATCGAGATCTCGCGCCAGGAGCTCGAGCGCGACTACGGCCTGAGGCCCTCGGCGCTCGCCCGCCTCGCGCGGAAGCTCTCCCGCCGCTGGTCGGCGCCGGCTTCCTCCGCCGCCGGCCGGCGCGCCGCGCCCGGCTCCCAGGGAGTGCGTCGCGTCGCCCGCACGCCTCCGCCGCCCGCCGCCGGTTCCCGCCGCGTGCGCCTGCAGCTCGCCTCGCTGGAGGCCGGGTCCGGGGCGACGGGAGCGGGCACAGAGTGA
- the TMEM190 gene encoding transmembrane protein 190: MVGSGIPALGLLLLMQGSVDGNGIQGFFYPWSCEGDVWDRESCGGQAAIENPNLCLRLRCCYRDGVCYHQRPDENMRRKHMWALGWTCGGLLFLISSICLFWWARRRDMLRLPWFLKGKCDLSRTVSLLSKDRTPSEKKTPSVGSIPASAPAEGALDVSGGTEGEGTEGGEETEGGDEDD; this comes from the exons ATGGTGGGCTCTGGGATCCCAGCTTTGGGTCTCCTCCTGCTCATGCAGGGCTCAGTAG ACGGGAATGGAATCCAGGGATTCTTCTATCCATGGA GTTGTGAAGGAGACGTGTGGGACCGGGAGAGTTGCGGGGGCCAGGCGGCAATTGAGAACCCTAACCTCTGCCTACGTCTCCGATGCTGCTACCGCGATGGGGTCTGCTACCACCAGCGTCCGGATG AGAACATGCGGCGGAAGCACATGTGGGCGCTGGGCTGGACGTGTGGAggcctcctcttcctcatcaGCAGCATCTGCCTGTTCTG GTGGGCCAGGCGACGCGACATGCTGCGGCTGCCTTGGTTCCTGAAGGGCAAGTGTGACCTGTCCAGGAcggtctccttgttgtccaaggaccGGACTCCGAGCGAAAAGAAGACGCCCTCTGTCGGCAGCATCCCTGCCTCGGCGCCCGCGGAGGGGGCCCTGGACGTCTCGGGGGGCACCGAGGGGGAGGGGACGGAAGGGGGCGAAGAAACGGAAGGGGGGGACGAAGATGATTAG
- the IL11 gene encoding interleukin-11 translates to MNSVCCLVLAALSLWPDRAAAPGPPPAPPRASPDPRAELDSAVLLTRSLLADTRQLAAQLRDKFPADGDHSLDSLPTLAMSAGALGALQLPGVLTRLRADLFSYLRHVQWLRRSGGPSLRTLEPELGALQARLDRLLRRLQLLMSRLALPQVPPDPPAPPLAPPASAWGGIRAAHAILGGLQLTLDWAVRGLLLLKTRL, encoded by the exons ATGAACA GTGTTTGCTGCCTGGTCCTGGCCGCCCTGAGCCTGTGGCCCGATAGAGCTGCTGCCCCGGGGCCGCCGCCCGCCCCGCCGCGGGCCTCCCCGGACCCTCGCGCTGAGCTGGACAGCGCCGTGCTCCTGACCCGCTCCCTCCTGGCGGACACTCGGCAGCTGGCCGCACAGCTG AGAGACAAATTCCCAGCTGACGGAGACCACAGCCTGGATTCGCTCCCCACCTTGGCCATGAGTGCGGGGGCGCTGGGAGCCCTGCAG ctcccgggaGTGTTGACACGGCTGCGGGCAGACCTGTTCTCCTACCTGAGGCATGTGCAGTGGCTGCGACGTTCAGGAGGCCCTTCCCTGCGGACCCTGGAGCCCGAGCTGGGCGCCCTGCAGGCCCGGCTGGACCGGTTGCTGCGCCGGCTGCAGCTCCTG ATGTCCCGCCTGGCCCTGCCCCAGGTGCCCCCAGACCCCCCGGCGCCCCCCCTGGCGCCCCCGGCCTCAGCCTGGGGGGGCATCCGGGCGGCCCACGCCATCCTGGGGGGGCTGCAGCTGACGCTCGACTGGGCCGTGCGGGGCCTGCTGCTGCTGAAGACTCGGCTGTGA
- the GARIN5B gene encoding Golgi-associated RAB2 interactor protein 5B encodes MNRLRNLRRPEPLRGPPQWVPTLGELQKTLQQGEHLPLRPLPMFESNFVQVTNRGAPVYVHHRTNRVTMGVAASLPGLVLPDMLLLAQPPEDRERSTLVLTRMIPLDLAHLYVHDLSAWRLKLRLVTGRYYYLELDAPDSEVGFLFDRWMRLINQLQHPATSWAPRTPHTSPTDLSHLGPPASTWRLQVPSHHRRSVTTIKPTFPYKILTAQRQKVKTLKRKFKSQAVGDSLPLVWSQLEPADARKKSTEKKPQPDLPSGRPKTEIQVSGLL; translated from the exons ATGAACCGGCTCCGGAACTTGAGGCGTCCGGAGCCGCTCCGGGGCCCCCCGCAGTGGGTCCCCACTCTGGGCGAGCTGCAGAAGACCCTCCAGCAGGGGGAGCACTTGCCCCTCCGCCCGCTGCCCATGTTCGAGAGTAACTTCGTCCAG GTGACCAATCGAGGGGCCCCGGTGTACGTGCATCACAGGACCAACCGAGTGACCATGGGCGTGGCCGCCTCCCTGCCAGGCCTGGTGCTGCCGGACATGCTGCTGCTGGCGCAGCCCCCCGAGGACAGGGAGCGCTCCACCCTCGTCCTTACCAG GATGATCCCGCTGGACCTGGCCCACCTCTACGTCCACGACCTGTCCGCCTGGCGCCTGAAGCTGCGCCTGGTCACGGGCCGCTACTACTACTTGGAGCTGGACGCCCCCGACAGCGAGGTCGGCTTCCTGTTCGACCGCTGGATGCGCCTGATCAACCAGCTCCAGCACCCGGCCACTTCCTGGGCCCCCAGGACCCCTCACACGTCCCCCACGGACCTCTCTCACCTAGGGCCTCCTGCCTCCACCTGGCGCCTCCAG gTCCCGTCCCACCACAGACGTTCAG TCACGACTATCAAGCCCACCTTTCCTTACAAGATTCTGACAGCTCAGAGACAGAAGGTCAAG ACCCTCAAGCGCAAATTCAAGTCTCAGGCCGTGGGCGACTCTCTGCCTCTCGTGTGGTCCCAGCTGGAGCCCGCGGACGCCAGGAAGAAATCCACGGAAAAGAA GCCCCAACCCGACCTCCCCTCTGGCAGGCCGAAGACTGAAATCCAAGTTTCTG GGTTGCTCTGA
- the COX6B2 gene encoding cytochrome c oxidase subunit 6B2, with product MLGAECPKPCKGKWPTPPFDPRFPNQNQTRNCYQNFLDYHRCIKTMNRRGKSTQPCEYYFRVYHSLCPISWVQRWKEQIKDGTFAGKI from the exons ATGCTGGGTGCTGAGTGCCCGAAGCCCTGCAAGGGGAAATGGCCAACGCCGCCCTTCGACCCGCGCTTCCCCAACCAGAACCAGACCCGCAACTGCTACCAGAACTTCCTGG ACTACCATCGCTGCATCAAGACCATGAACCGCCGAGGGAAGAGCACACAGCCCTGCGAGTACTACTTCCGCGTGTACCACTCGCTGTGTCCCATCAGTTGG GTGCAGCGCTGGAAAGAGCAGATCAAGGACGGGACTTTCGCTGGGAAAATCTAA